A stretch of Labrus mixtus chromosome 7, fLabMix1.1, whole genome shotgun sequence DNA encodes these proteins:
- the LOC132977179 gene encoding achaete-scute homolog 5-like, giving the protein MSYLSFSLSPSAGHCENSSVSQRSLSSSVPFLLYPSTMDHYKSPLRGPGLLPYLSPFHAHGHFSVYECPFEPAFIQKRNERERQRVRCVNQGYAKLRDHLPGQSADKRLSKVETLRAAIRYIKYLQGLVELEDGPSPDASSPGGESEGVTTC; this is encoded by the coding sequence ATGTCTTACCTGAGCTTCagtctgtctccctctgctggacacTGTGAGAACAGCAGCGTCTCTCAGCGCTCTCTGTCCAGCTCCGtccccttcctcctctaccCCTCCACCATGGACCACTACAAGAGCCCCCTGAGGGGCCCCGGCCTCCTGCCCTACCTGTCCCCCTTCCACGCCCACGGACACTTCAGCGTCTATGAGTGTCCCTTTGAGCCGGCGTTCATCCAGAAGCGAAACGAGCGAGAGCGTCAGCGGGTGAGGTGCGTGAACCAGGGCTACGCCAAGCTGAGGGACCACCTGCCGGGTCAGAGCGCCGACAAGAGGCTGAGCAAGGTGGAGACGCTGAGGGCCGCCATCAGGTACATCAAATACCTGCAGGGTCTGGTGGAGCTGGAGGACGGCCCGTCTCCCGACGCCTCGTCACCCGGAGGAGAGTCTGAGGGGGTCACAACCTGCTGA